One window from the genome of Gimesia aquarii encodes:
- a CDS encoding DUF1559 domain-containing protein, producing the protein MKLKRSQKSGFTLIELLVVIAIIAILIALLLPAVQQAREAARRSTCKNNLKQFGLAMHNYHEAHGMFPIANAPSITDSCTGTCAWRAMSAHALLLPYMDQANIYNQIDWNLMYNTGVNAPLNNEVIPAFLCPSDLKWAGADTGNNYAVSAGPSGWWRVGTGDQVGIFNFSKPTRISDVLDGTSNTIAAGERTIGDNNGGKFNVKTDLVRAQAFPSGWTNSFATKAVLDAYGTQALAGTSNTHSHVGREWMNGIGGQTVFNTLNPPNSPNPDAHPCGGCGWYDSAGVWSARSRHTGGAHVLMGDGAVRFASDNIDITLWQGLGSAAGEEVTGEW; encoded by the coding sequence ATGAAGCTGAAACGTTCGCAGAAGAGTGGTTTTACTTTGATTGAATTGCTAGTGGTGATTGCCATTATTGCAATTTTGATCGCATTACTGCTGCCGGCAGTTCAACAGGCCCGTGAGGCGGCCCGACGTTCCACATGTAAGAATAACCTTAAGCAGTTTGGTTTAGCGATGCATAATTACCATGAAGCACATGGAATGTTTCCTATCGCTAATGCACCATCTATTACAGACTCTTGTACCGGAACTTGTGCTTGGCGTGCAATGAGTGCCCATGCTTTGCTTTTACCTTATATGGATCAGGCAAATATATACAATCAGATCGATTGGAATTTGATGTATAATACCGGAGTGAATGCTCCTCTGAATAATGAAGTTATTCCAGCTTTCTTGTGCCCTTCTGACTTAAAGTGGGCTGGTGCTGATACGGGTAATAATTATGCGGTGAGTGCGGGTCCTTCTGGTTGGTGGAGAGTTGGTACTGGAGATCAAGTCGGAATTTTTAATTTTAGCAAGCCGACCCGTATCAGTGACGTTCTTGACGGAACTTCAAATACGATCGCCGCCGGTGAACGAACCATTGGTGATAATAACGGTGGTAAGTTTAATGTCAAAACAGACTTAGTTCGAGCACAGGCATTTCCCAGTGGATGGACAAACTCTTTTGCAACAAAGGCAGTACTTGATGCATATGGAACTCAAGCGCTTGCAGGAACCTCAAATACACACAGCCATGTCGGCCGAGAATGGATGAATGGTATCGGTGGTCAAACTGTATTCAATACCTTGAATCCTCCCAACTCACCTAATCCGGATGCTCATCCTTGTGGCGGTTGTGGCTGGTATGATTCGGCAGGAGTCTGGTCTGCTAGAAGTCGGCATACAGGTGGCGCTCATGTTTTAATGGGTGATGGTGCTGTAAGATTTGCCAGCGATAATATTGACATCACTCTCTGGCAGGGGCTTGGTTCCGCTGCGGGTGAAGAAGTGACCGGTGAATGGTAA